One segment of Zonotrichia albicollis isolate bZonAlb1 chromosome 4, bZonAlb1.hap1, whole genome shotgun sequence DNA contains the following:
- the MLC1 gene encoding membrane protein MLC1 isoform X5 has protein sequence MDYLRCAAGSILFVSTFAVTTTCLVWFGCKLVLNPSAININFNLILLILLEIFMATTVIISARSTEDCCTRKKNAAHDCAIVLSNVSFPARILKSYSVIEVIIGISSVFGGIIALNMDVLVSGPYLSVTFFWILVACFPSAIASHVAAEYPSKCLVEVLIAISSVTSPLLFTASAYLSFSIMQVVDIFKSYPPAVKQSYDVLLLLLMLMLLIQACLTIGTVIQCVNYKTKMKLQDSAWTPSQVKKQEYRTTEVSNNTLKDFDKDKAWKAVVVQMAQ, from the exons ATGGATTATTTACGTTGTGCAGCAGGTTCA ATTCTCTTTGTCTCCACATTTGCTGTTACAACGACATGTTTAGTTTGGTTTGGATGCAAACTTGTCCTCAATCCATCAGCTATAAAT ATAAATTTCAACTTGATTCTACTTATTCTGCTGGAAATCTTCATGGCAACTACTGTGATCATTTCAGCTAGGTCTACTGAAGACTGCTGTACAAGAAAGAAA AATGCTGCACACGACTGTGCCATTGTTTTGAGCAATGTCAGCTTTCCTGCTCGCATTCTGAAGTCATACTCA GTAATTGAGGTGATTATTGGAATTTCATCAGTATTTGGTGGAATAATTGCTTTGAATATGGATGTTCTAGTCTCAGGTCCCTACCTCTCAGTAACATTCTTTTGGATCTTAGTTGCT TGCTTTCCAAGTGCTATTGCAAGTCATGTAGCTGCTGAATATCCAAGTAAATGTCTG GTTGAGGTCCTGATTGCCATTAGCAGTGTTACCTCTCCTTTGTTGTTCACTGCTTCTGCATACTTATCCTTCAGTATCATGCAAGTTGTTGACATCTTTAAGAGTTATCCACCTGCTGTTAAA CAATCTTATGATGTTCTCCTGTTGCTTCTGATGTTGATGCTGCTAATTCAGGCATGCCTTACTATTGGAACTGTAATACAGTGTGTGAATTACAAGACAAAAATGAAACTACAAGATTCAGCATGGACACCATCACAGGTTAAGAAACAGGAATACAGAACAACAGAG GTTTCCAATAATACCTTAAAGGATTTTGACAAAGATAAAGCTTGGAAAGCAGTTGTGGTGCAGATGGCTCAGTAG
- the MLC1 gene encoding membrane protein MLC1 isoform X3: MTREEGYREEFSYDRMPTLERGKQENGNYIPDIKSSDLQLSKRLHPCFSYKTWIFSLLMGTCLLITSGFSLYLGNIFPSEMDYLRCAAGSINFNLILLILLEIFMATTVIISARSTEDCCTRKKNAAHDCAIVLSNVSFPARILKSYSVIEVIIGISSVFGGIIALNMDVLVSGPYLSVTFFWILVACFPSAIASHVAAEYPSKCLVEVLIAISSVTSPLLFTASAYLSFSIMQVVDIFKSYPPAVKQSYDVLLLLLMLMLLIQACLTIGTVIQCVNYKTKMKLQDSAWTPSQVKKQEYRTTEVSNNTLKDFDKDKAWKAVVVQMAQ, encoded by the exons ATGACCAGGGAAGAAGGTTACAGAGAAGAATTTAGCTATGACAGGATGCCAACTTTGGAGCGGGGGAAACAAGAGAATGGAAATTATATACCAGATATCAAATCCAGTGACCTTCAGCTGTCAAAGAGGCTGCATCCTTGCTTTAGTTACAAAACAtggatattttctttgctgatggGA ACCTGCCTCCTTATTACTTCTGGATTTTCACTATATCtgggaaatatttttccatctgaAATGGATTATTTACGTTGTGCAGCAGGTTCA ATAAATTTCAACTTGATTCTACTTATTCTGCTGGAAATCTTCATGGCAACTACTGTGATCATTTCAGCTAGGTCTACTGAAGACTGCTGTACAAGAAAGAAA AATGCTGCACACGACTGTGCCATTGTTTTGAGCAATGTCAGCTTTCCTGCTCGCATTCTGAAGTCATACTCA GTAATTGAGGTGATTATTGGAATTTCATCAGTATTTGGTGGAATAATTGCTTTGAATATGGATGTTCTAGTCTCAGGTCCCTACCTCTCAGTAACATTCTTTTGGATCTTAGTTGCT TGCTTTCCAAGTGCTATTGCAAGTCATGTAGCTGCTGAATATCCAAGTAAATGTCTG GTTGAGGTCCTGATTGCCATTAGCAGTGTTACCTCTCCTTTGTTGTTCACTGCTTCTGCATACTTATCCTTCAGTATCATGCAAGTTGTTGACATCTTTAAGAGTTATCCACCTGCTGTTAAA CAATCTTATGATGTTCTCCTGTTGCTTCTGATGTTGATGCTGCTAATTCAGGCATGCCTTACTATTGGAACTGTAATACAGTGTGTGAATTACAAGACAAAAATGAAACTACAAGATTCAGCATGGACACCATCACAGGTTAAGAAACAGGAATACAGAACAACAGAG GTTTCCAATAATACCTTAAAGGATTTTGACAAAGATAAAGCTTGGAAAGCAGTTGTGGTGCAGATGGCTCAGTAG
- the MLC1 gene encoding membrane protein MLC1 isoform X2: MTREEGYREEFSYDRMPTLERGKQENGNYIPDIKSSDLQLSKRLHPCFSYKTWIFSLLMGTCLLITSGFSLYLGNIFPSEMDYLRCAAGSILFVSTFAVTTTCLVWFGCKLVLNPSAININFNLILLILLEIFMATTVIISARSTEDCCTRKKNAAHDCAIVLSNVSFPARILKSYSVIEVIIGISSVFGGIIALNMDVLVSGPYLSVTFFWILVACFPSAIASHVAAEYPSKCLVEVLIAISSVTSPLLFTASAYLSFSIMQVVDIFKSYPPAVKQSYDVLLLLLMLMLLIQACLTIGTVIQCVNYKTKMKLQDSAWTPSQVKKQEYRTTEVSNNTLKDFDKDKAWKAVVVQMAQ; encoded by the exons ATGACCAGGGAAGAAGGTTACAGAGAAGAATTTAGCTATGACAGGATGCCAACTTTGGAGCGGGGGAAACAAGAGAATGGAAATTATATACCAGATATCAAATCCAGTGACCTTCAGCTGTCAAAGAGGCTGCATCCTTGCTTTAGTTACAAAACAtggatattttctttgctgatggGA ACCTGCCTCCTTATTACTTCTGGATTTTCACTATATCtgggaaatatttttccatctgaAATGGATTATTTACGTTGTGCAGCAGGTTCA ATTCTCTTTGTCTCCACATTTGCTGTTACAACGACATGTTTAGTTTGGTTTGGATGCAAACTTGTCCTCAATCCATCAGCTATAAAT ATAAATTTCAACTTGATTCTACTTATTCTGCTGGAAATCTTCATGGCAACTACTGTGATCATTTCAGCTAGGTCTACTGAAGACTGCTGTACAAGAAAGAAA AATGCTGCACACGACTGTGCCATTGTTTTGAGCAATGTCAGCTTTCCTGCTCGCATTCTGAAGTCATACTCA GTAATTGAGGTGATTATTGGAATTTCATCAGTATTTGGTGGAATAATTGCTTTGAATATGGATGTTCTAGTCTCAGGTCCCTACCTCTCAGTAACATTCTTTTGGATCTTAGTTGCT TGCTTTCCAAGTGCTATTGCAAGTCATGTAGCTGCTGAATATCCAAGTAAATGTCTG GTTGAGGTCCTGATTGCCATTAGCAGTGTTACCTCTCCTTTGTTGTTCACTGCTTCTGCATACTTATCCTTCAGTATCATGCAAGTTGTTGACATCTTTAAGAGTTATCCACCTGCTGTTAAA CAATCTTATGATGTTCTCCTGTTGCTTCTGATGTTGATGCTGCTAATTCAGGCATGCCTTACTATTGGAACTGTAATACAGTGTGTGAATTACAAGACAAAAATGAAACTACAAGATTCAGCATGGACACCATCACAGGTTAAGAAACAGGAATACAGAACAACAGAG GTTTCCAATAATACCTTAAAGGATTTTGACAAAGATAAAGCTTGGAAAGCAGTTGTGGTGCAGATGGCTCAGTAG
- the MLC1 gene encoding membrane protein MLC1 isoform X1 → MTREEGYREEFSYDRMPTLERGKQENGNYIPDIKSSDLQLSKRLHPCFSYKTWIFSLLMGTCLLITSGFSLYLGNIFPSEMDYLRCAAGSCIPSAVVSFAIARNKINVIPNFQILFVSTFAVTTTCLVWFGCKLVLNPSAININFNLILLILLEIFMATTVIISARSTEDCCTRKKNAAHDCAIVLSNVSFPARILKSYSVIEVIIGISSVFGGIIALNMDVLVSGPYLSVTFFWILVACFPSAIASHVAAEYPSKCLVEVLIAISSVTSPLLFTASAYLSFSIMQVVDIFKSYPPAVKQSYDVLLLLLMLMLLIQACLTIGTVIQCVNYKTKMKLQDSAWTPSQVKKQEYRTTEVSNNTLKDFDKDKAWKAVVVQMAQ, encoded by the exons ATGACCAGGGAAGAAGGTTACAGAGAAGAATTTAGCTATGACAGGATGCCAACTTTGGAGCGGGGGAAACAAGAGAATGGAAATTATATACCAGATATCAAATCCAGTGACCTTCAGCTGTCAAAGAGGCTGCATCCTTGCTTTAGTTACAAAACAtggatattttctttgctgatggGA ACCTGCCTCCTTATTACTTCTGGATTTTCACTATATCtgggaaatatttttccatctgaAATGGATTATTTACGTTGTGCAGCAGGTTCA TGTATTCCTTCAGCAGTTGTGAGCTTTGCTATAGCAAGGAATAAAATTAATGTG ATACCAAATTTTCAGATTCTCTTTGTCTCCACATTTGCTGTTACAACGACATGTTTAGTTTGGTTTGGATGCAAACTTGTCCTCAATCCATCAGCTATAAAT ATAAATTTCAACTTGATTCTACTTATTCTGCTGGAAATCTTCATGGCAACTACTGTGATCATTTCAGCTAGGTCTACTGAAGACTGCTGTACAAGAAAGAAA AATGCTGCACACGACTGTGCCATTGTTTTGAGCAATGTCAGCTTTCCTGCTCGCATTCTGAAGTCATACTCA GTAATTGAGGTGATTATTGGAATTTCATCAGTATTTGGTGGAATAATTGCTTTGAATATGGATGTTCTAGTCTCAGGTCCCTACCTCTCAGTAACATTCTTTTGGATCTTAGTTGCT TGCTTTCCAAGTGCTATTGCAAGTCATGTAGCTGCTGAATATCCAAGTAAATGTCTG GTTGAGGTCCTGATTGCCATTAGCAGTGTTACCTCTCCTTTGTTGTTCACTGCTTCTGCATACTTATCCTTCAGTATCATGCAAGTTGTTGACATCTTTAAGAGTTATCCACCTGCTGTTAAA CAATCTTATGATGTTCTCCTGTTGCTTCTGATGTTGATGCTGCTAATTCAGGCATGCCTTACTATTGGAACTGTAATACAGTGTGTGAATTACAAGACAAAAATGAAACTACAAGATTCAGCATGGACACCATCACAGGTTAAGAAACAGGAATACAGAACAACAGAG GTTTCCAATAATACCTTAAAGGATTTTGACAAAGATAAAGCTTGGAAAGCAGTTGTGGTGCAGATGGCTCAGTAG
- the MLC1 gene encoding membrane protein MLC1 isoform X4, with translation MDYLRCAAGSCIPSAVVSFAIARNKINVIPNFQILFVSTFAVTTTCLVWFGCKLVLNPSAININFNLILLILLEIFMATTVIISARSTEDCCTRKKNAAHDCAIVLSNVSFPARILKSYSVIEVIIGISSVFGGIIALNMDVLVSGPYLSVTFFWILVACFPSAIASHVAAEYPSKCLVEVLIAISSVTSPLLFTASAYLSFSIMQVVDIFKSYPPAVKQSYDVLLLLLMLMLLIQACLTIGTVIQCVNYKTKMKLQDSAWTPSQVKKQEYRTTEVSNNTLKDFDKDKAWKAVVVQMAQ, from the exons ATGGATTATTTACGTTGTGCAGCAGGTTCA TGTATTCCTTCAGCAGTTGTGAGCTTTGCTATAGCAAGGAATAAAATTAATGTG ATACCAAATTTTCAGATTCTCTTTGTCTCCACATTTGCTGTTACAACGACATGTTTAGTTTGGTTTGGATGCAAACTTGTCCTCAATCCATCAGCTATAAAT ATAAATTTCAACTTGATTCTACTTATTCTGCTGGAAATCTTCATGGCAACTACTGTGATCATTTCAGCTAGGTCTACTGAAGACTGCTGTACAAGAAAGAAA AATGCTGCACACGACTGTGCCATTGTTTTGAGCAATGTCAGCTTTCCTGCTCGCATTCTGAAGTCATACTCA GTAATTGAGGTGATTATTGGAATTTCATCAGTATTTGGTGGAATAATTGCTTTGAATATGGATGTTCTAGTCTCAGGTCCCTACCTCTCAGTAACATTCTTTTGGATCTTAGTTGCT TGCTTTCCAAGTGCTATTGCAAGTCATGTAGCTGCTGAATATCCAAGTAAATGTCTG GTTGAGGTCCTGATTGCCATTAGCAGTGTTACCTCTCCTTTGTTGTTCACTGCTTCTGCATACTTATCCTTCAGTATCATGCAAGTTGTTGACATCTTTAAGAGTTATCCACCTGCTGTTAAA CAATCTTATGATGTTCTCCTGTTGCTTCTGATGTTGATGCTGCTAATTCAGGCATGCCTTACTATTGGAACTGTAATACAGTGTGTGAATTACAAGACAAAAATGAAACTACAAGATTCAGCATGGACACCATCACAGGTTAAGAAACAGGAATACAGAACAACAGAG GTTTCCAATAATACCTTAAAGGATTTTGACAAAGATAAAGCTTGGAAAGCAGTTGTGGTGCAGATGGCTCAGTAG